In the Acropora muricata isolate sample 2 chromosome 10, ASM3666990v1, whole genome shotgun sequence genome, one interval contains:
- the LOC136931545 gene encoding uncharacterized protein isoform X3 yields MSPCGVFLLAFLTFAGTARASELKDQKAKHTKAFKKSVCKDTRSDCEAIVGSFPSNFVCETYRGQCDRWCGFCSQVGALQRCSDVFPVSRCLFALKTLQCRRNENIGRCRKTCCDCDDYHRNCV; encoded by the exons ATGTCTCCGTGCGGAGTTTTTTTGTTGGCGTTTCTCACCTTTGCGGGAACAGCGAGGGCGTCAGAATTGAAAGACCAAAAGGCGAAACACACAAAGGCTTTCAAAAAGTCAG TTTGTAAGGACACAAGGAGCGATTGTGAAGCTATTGTCGGCTCGTTTCCGTCCAACTTCGTTTGTGAAACCTACAGGGGGCAATGCGACCGGTGGTGCGGATTTTGCTCGC AAGTCGGAGCACTACAGCGCTGCAGCGATGTGTTTCCTGTTTCTCGGTGTCTTTTTGCACTGAAGACATTACAGTGCCGGAGGAACGAGAACATAGGAAGGTGCAGAAAGACTTGCTGTGACTGCGATGACTATCA cCGAAATTGCGTTTAG
- the LOC136931546 gene encoding uncharacterized protein isoform X1 has translation MSPCAVFLLVFLTFAGTARASELKDQKAKHTKAFKKSVCKDTRSDCEAIINPRSSYLDCQTYRGQCDRWCGFCSPGGLQRCSDVFPVSRCLLALKTLQCHRRQYIGRCRRTCCDCDDYHRNCT, from the exons ATGTCTCCGTGCGCAGTTTTTTTGTTGGTGTTTCTCACCTTTGCGGGAACAGCGAGGGCGTCAGAATTGAAAGACCAAAAGGCGAAACACACAAAGGCTTTCAAAAAGTCAG TTTGCAAGGACACAAGAAGCGATTGTGAAGCTATTATCAATCCGCGTTCGTCCTACTTAGATTGTCAAACCTACAGGGGGCAATGCGACCGGTGGTGCGGATTTTGCTCGC CAGGAGGGCTGCAGCGCTGCAGCGACGTGTTTCCTGTTTCTCGGTGTCTTTTGGCACTGAAGACATTACAATGCCACAGGAGGCAGTACATTGGAAGGTGCAGAAGGACTTGCTGTGACTGCGATGACTATCA cCGAAACTGCACTTAG
- the LOC136931546 gene encoding uncharacterized protein isoform X2, translating to MSPCAVFLLVFLTFAGTARASELKDQKAKHTKAFKKSVCKDTRSDCEAIINPRSSYLDCQTYRGQCDRWCGFCSRGLQRCSDVFPVSRCLLALKTLQCHRRQYIGRCRRTCCDCDDYHRNCT from the exons ATGTCTCCGTGCGCAGTTTTTTTGTTGGTGTTTCTCACCTTTGCGGGAACAGCGAGGGCGTCAGAATTGAAAGACCAAAAGGCGAAACACACAAAGGCTTTCAAAAAGTCAG TTTGCAAGGACACAAGAAGCGATTGTGAAGCTATTATCAATCCGCGTTCGTCCTACTTAGATTGTCAAACCTACAGGGGGCAATGCGACCGGTGGTGCGGATTTTGCTCGC GAGGGCTGCAGCGCTGCAGCGACGTGTTTCCTGTTTCTCGGTGTCTTTTGGCACTGAAGACATTACAATGCCACAGGAGGCAGTACATTGGAAGGTGCAGAAGGACTTGCTGTGACTGCGATGACTATCA cCGAAACTGCACTTAG